A single window of Methylocella tundrae DNA harbors:
- a CDS encoding DUF3597 domain-containing protein: protein MSIFGNIVSKLFGHSTAHAAESPAAATPASPAGTTPAAGAAPAASAPATAPATGTASTPTASLHEVDVTSILDGLVVKHGQKLDWRHSIVDLLKALDLDSSLSARKELAGELHYTGSTDDTATMNVWLIKQVIAKIAANGGKVPADLVH from the coding sequence ATGAGCATCTTCGGCAATATCGTATCCAAGCTTTTCGGCCATTCCACAGCTCATGCGGCGGAGAGCCCGGCGGCTGCAACGCCGGCGTCGCCCGCCGGAACCACCCCCGCAGCCGGGGCGGCGCCTGCGGCGTCCGCGCCCGCGACAGCTCCCGCCACCGGAACCGCGTCCACGCCTACTGCGTCTTTGCACGAGGTGGACGTCACCTCGATCCTCGACGGCCTCGTCGTCAAACATGGGCAAAAGCTCGACTGGCGTCATTCGATCGTCGATCTTCTGAAAGCGCTCGACCTCGACAGCAGCCTTTCAGCGCGCAAGGAACTGGCCGGTGAGCTGCATTACACCGGCAGCACCGACGACACCGCGACCATGAACGTGTGGCTGATCAAGCAGGTGATCGCCAAAATCGCTGCGAATGGCGGCAAGGTGCCCGCCGACCTCGTGCATTAA
- a CDS encoding glutamine amidotransferase gives MPIGQESSGRVLIILHQECSTPGRVGRLLRDAGLHLDIRRPRFGDPLPQTLADHDGVIIFGGPMSANDDDDWIRREIDWIKVPLKEEKPFLGICLGAQMLARHLGHRVCPHPQGRVEVGYYPIDPTEHGHKLCDCRFPTRVYQWHREGFDLPNGATLLAKGHDFEAQAFRYGPAAYGFQFHPEVTLPMICRWSARAQERLNRPGARPLHRHLEGWLRHDRAIARWSSAFLQSWLAGGGLAC, from the coding sequence ATGCCCATCGGACAGGAATCATCAGGCAGGGTTCTCATCATCCTGCATCAGGAATGTTCAACGCCCGGCCGCGTCGGGCGCCTCCTGCGTGACGCCGGCCTGCATCTCGACATCAGGCGCCCGCGCTTTGGCGATCCGCTGCCCCAAACCCTCGCGGACCATGATGGCGTCATCATTTTTGGCGGCCCGATGAGCGCCAATGACGATGATGACTGGATCCGCCGGGAAATCGATTGGATCAAGGTGCCGCTCAAGGAGGAAAAGCCGTTCCTCGGTATCTGTCTCGGCGCGCAAATGTTGGCCCGCCACCTTGGCCATCGCGTTTGTCCGCATCCGCAAGGACGGGTGGAGGTCGGGTATTATCCGATTGATCCGACGGAGCATGGCCATAAACTGTGCGATTGCCGCTTTCCGACGCGCGTCTATCAATGGCATCGCGAAGGGTTCGACCTGCCGAATGGGGCGACGCTTCTGGCGAAAGGCCACGACTTCGAGGCGCAGGCTTTCCGCTACGGACCGGCCGCCTACGGGTTTCAGTTTCATCCCGAAGTCACCTTGCCGATGATCTGCCGATGGTCGGCGCGCGCGCAGGAGCGTCTCAATCGCCCCGGAGCGCGTCCGTTGCATCGCCATCTCGAAGGATGGCTCCGCCATGACCGCGCCATCGCGCGCTGGTCCAGCGCATTCCTGCAAAGCTGGCTCGCCGGAGGCGGGCTCGCGTGCTGA
- a CDS encoding SDR family NAD(P)-dependent oxidoreductase, translating into MSEDPGGGERRVTLITGASGGIGADLARVFARRGHDLALVARSADKLHLLADEIESSSGRRPLILTFDLTKPDAAERIAADLDAARASPEILVNNAGFGLIGDVMELDGDEQLRIIDLNVRSLVDITSRLLPQIRTSRGKILNVASIAGFFPGGPGMTIYYASKAFVLSFSRGLAQELRNDGVIVSALCPGATPTGFQERAGFGPHILRGVPMTKSIEVAEAGYRGLMAGKREIIPGWFNKLGAAVLPFAPKDVILMLISRVQQKRR; encoded by the coding sequence ATGAGCGAGGATCCTGGCGGCGGCGAACGCCGCGTGACCTTGATCACCGGCGCCTCGGGCGGCATCGGCGCCGATCTCGCCCGCGTTTTCGCGCGGCGTGGCCACGATCTCGCGCTGGTGGCGCGCAGCGCCGACAAGCTTCATCTGCTCGCCGATGAAATCGAGTCCTCTTCCGGCAGGCGCCCCCTGATCCTGACCTTCGACCTGACGAAGCCGGATGCGGCCGAACGCATCGCCGCGGATCTCGACGCGGCTCGCGCCAGCCCGGAGATTCTCGTCAATAATGCCGGTTTCGGCCTCATCGGCGATGTGATGGAGCTGGATGGCGACGAGCAGTTACGCATCATCGACCTGAACGTCCGGTCCCTCGTCGATATAACGTCACGCCTGCTGCCGCAGATCCGCACCAGCCGCGGAAAGATCTTGAACGTCGCCTCGATTGCCGGCTTTTTTCCCGGCGGCCCGGGAATGACCATCTATTACGCGTCCAAGGCCTTCGTTCTTTCGTTTTCACGCGGACTGGCGCAAGAATTGCGTAACGATGGCGTGATAGTATCAGCCCTCTGCCCTGGCGCGACCCCGACCGGCTTTCAGGAGCGGGCTGGTTTCGGACCGCACATCCTCAGAGGCGTTCCGATGACAAAGTCAATCGAGGTAGCGGAGGCGGGCTACAGGGGATTGATGGCCGGCAAACGCGAAATCATCCCCGGCTGGTTCAATAAACTGGGCGCAGCGGTCTTGCCCTTCGCGCCAAAAGACGTGATCTTAATGTTGATTTCGCGCGTGCAGCAAAAACGTCGTTGA
- a CDS encoding TerB family tellurite resistance protein — protein sequence MFDALKTFIAEISGAASPSKSFNEDDYRLAAVALLVHVAAVDGETDDKERRRLKTLIEERFGLDDSATVLLIERAEQSDRDAVDFYQFTSVLKRTLDEDGRLKIVEMMWDIAFADGEVHEFEDNTIWRVAELLGVSTRDRVLMRQRVAVEIEAEAAPKGPWSKADDKKT from the coding sequence ATGTTTGATGCGTTGAAGACGTTTATCGCCGAGATCAGCGGCGCGGCCTCGCCGTCGAAGTCCTTCAATGAGGATGACTATCGTCTCGCCGCCGTCGCTCTCCTGGTGCATGTCGCGGCCGTCGACGGGGAGACGGACGATAAGGAGCGGCGCCGGCTGAAGACGCTGATCGAGGAGCGCTTCGGGCTCGACGATTCTGCGACCGTGCTTTTGATCGAGCGCGCCGAACAGAGCGACCGCGACGCCGTGGATTTCTATCAGTTCACGAGCGTGCTGAAGCGCACGCTCGACGAGGACGGCCGGCTGAAAATCGTCGAGATGATGTGGGATATTGCTTTCGCCGACGGCGAAGTGCATGAATTCGAGGATAACACCATCTGGCGCGTCGCCGAACTGCTTGGCGTTTCGACGCGCGACCGCGTTCTCATGCGTCAGCGCGTTGCTGTCGAGATCGAGGCCGAAGCCGCCCCAAAGGGGCCCTGGTCAAAGGCGGACGACAAGAAAACGTGA